In Oncorhynchus kisutch isolate 150728-3 linkage group LG5, Okis_V2, whole genome shotgun sequence, a genomic segment contains:
- the LOC109890851 gene encoding suppressor of tumorigenicity 7 protein-like isoform X2, translated as MIPLFTAQPSGKNMEDATSSNPQSIGFTEKLKSWLSWSWTYICAVWFAMVLTMIYVLRSPLKLQDTLTSASVFLNTLTPKFYVALTGTSSLISGLILIFEWWYFRKYGTSFIEQVSVSHLRPLLGGVESSTTTGLFSSVNGEAEPRPSVSECKVWRNPLNLFRGAEYSRYTWVTGKEPLTYYDMNLSAQDHQTFFTGDTQQLKTEDTGLNLSFSTVMQKAWRERNPQARIRAAYQAIEMNHECAAAYVLLAEEEATTITEAERLFKQALRSAGKDINLLVYIKRRLAMCARKLGRIKEAVKMMRDLMKEFPLLGMLNIHENLLEALLELQAYADVQAVLAKYDDISLPKSATICYTSALLKARAVSEKFSPEAASRRGLSTAEMNAVEAIHRAVEFNPHVPKYLLEMKSLILPPEHILKRGDSEAVAYAFFHLQHWKRAEGALNLLHCTWEGTFRIIPYPLEKGHLFYPYPGCTETADRELLPSFHEVSVYPKKELPFFILFTAGLCSFTAMLAMLTHQFPELMGVFAKAFFSTLFAPLGFFADKMESFMPSSFWHQLTRI; from the exons ATGATTCCTCTGTTTACAGCACAGCCATCCGGTAAAAACATGGAGGACGCCACCAGCAGTAATCCTCAATCTATTGGATTTACAGAGAAATTAAAATCATGGCTGTCCTGGTCATGGACATACATATGTGCAGTTTGGTTTGCCATGGTTTTAACTATGATCTATGTTCTGCGAAGCCCCTTGAAACTGCAGGACACTCTTACCTCAg CATCTGTGTTCTTGAATACACTGACCCCTAAATTCTATGTGGCACTCACTGGAACATCCTCTCTCATCTCTGGCCTAATCTTG ATATTTGAGTGGTGGTACTTTCGTAAGTATGGGACCTCGTTCATTGAGCAGGTGTCTGTTAGCCATCTTCGGCCTCTCCTAGGTGGGGTGGAGAGCAGCACGACCACTGGCCTGTTCTCCTCAGTCAACGGAGAGGCTGAGCCTAGACCCAGTGTCTCAG AGTGTAAAGTTTGGAGGAATCCTTTAAATCTATTCAGAGGAGCAGAATACAGCAG GTACACATGGGTGACTGGAAAAGAGCCTTTGACCTACTACGATATGAACCTGTCTGCTCAAGACCACCAGACCTTCTTCACTGGCGACACTCAGCAACTCAAGACTGAAGATACTGGTTTGAATCTAAGCTTTTCAACTG TTATGCAGAAGGCCTGGAGGGAGAGAAATCCCCAAGCCCggatcagagcagcttaccaggCCATAGAGATGAACCACGA GTGTGCTGCTGCCTATGTGCTCTTGGCTGAGGAGGAAGCTACCACCATCACAGAGGCTGAGCGGCTGTTCAAACAAGCCCTGCGGAGCg CTGGCAAAGACATCAACTTGCTGGTGTATATCAAACGCAGACTGGCCATGTGTGCACGCAAGCTGGGACGCATCAAGGAGGCAGTGAAAATGATGAGAGAT TTAATGAAAGAATTCCCACTGTTGGGAATGTTGAATATACATGAAAATCTCCTAGAGGCGTTACTGGAGCTGCAGGCTTACGCTGACGTACAAGCAGTCCTTGCCAAATATGACG ACATCAGCTTGCCAAAGTCAGCTACTATATGCTACACGTCTGCACTGCTGAAAGCACGGGCTGTATCAGAGAA GTTTTCTCCTGAGGCAGCATCCCGGCGGGGcctgagcactgcagagatgaacgctgtggaggctatacacagagctGTGGAGTTCAACCCACATGTGCCAAAG tattTATTAGAGATGAAGAGTCTGATCCTGCCTCCAGAGCACATCCTGAAGAGGGGGGACAGCGAGGCGGTGGCCTACGCCTTCTTTCACCTGCAGCACTGGAAGAGGGCCGAGGGAGCCTTAAACCTGCTGCACTGCACCTGGGAAGGCA CTTTTCGGATAATTCCCTACCCTCTAGAGAAGGGTCACCTGTTTTACCCCTACCCTGGGTGCACAGAAACAGCAGATCGGGAACTGCTGCCCT CCTTCCACGAGGTGTCTGTGTACCCAAAGAAAGAGCTTCCCTTCTTCATCCTCTTCACAGCGGGCCTTTGTTCGTTCACTGCCATGCTGGCCATGCTCACACACCAGTTTCCTGAGCTCATGGGCGTTTTTGCCAAAGCA TTCTTCAGCACCCTATTCGCACCCCTGGGTTTCTTCGCTGACAAGATGGAGAGCTTCATGCCGTCCAGTTTTTGGCATCAGCTGACTCGAATCtga
- the LOC109890851 gene encoding suppressor of tumorigenicity 7 protein-like isoform X1: MIPLFTAQPSGKNMEDATSSNPQSIGFTEKLKSWLSWSWTYICAVWFAMVLTMIYVLRSPLKLQDTLTSASVFLNTLTPKFYVALTGTSSLISGLILIFEWWYFRKYGTSFIEQVSVSHLRPLLGGVESSTTTGLFSSVNGEAEPRPSVSECKVWRNPLNLFRGAEYSRYTWVTGKEPLTYYDMNLSAQDHQTFFTGDTQQLKTEDTVMQKAWRERNPQARIRAAYQAIEMNHECAAAYVLLAEEEATTITEAERLFKQALRSAGKDINLLVYIKRRLAMCARKLGRIKEAVKMMRDLMKEFPLLGMLNIHENLLEALLELQAYADVQAVLAKYDDISLPKSATICYTSALLKARAVSEKFSPEAASRRGLSTAEMNAVEAIHRAVEFNPHVPKYLLEMKSLILPPEHILKRGDSEAVAYAFFHLQHWKRAEGALNLLHCTWEGTFRIIPYPLEKGHLFYPYPGCTETADRELLPSFHEVSVYPKKELPFFILFTAGLCSFTAMLAMLTHQFPELMGVFAKAFFSTLFAPLGFFADKMESFMPSSFWHQLTRI; encoded by the exons ATGATTCCTCTGTTTACAGCACAGCCATCCGGTAAAAACATGGAGGACGCCACCAGCAGTAATCCTCAATCTATTGGATTTACAGAGAAATTAAAATCATGGCTGTCCTGGTCATGGACATACATATGTGCAGTTTGGTTTGCCATGGTTTTAACTATGATCTATGTTCTGCGAAGCCCCTTGAAACTGCAGGACACTCTTACCTCAg CATCTGTGTTCTTGAATACACTGACCCCTAAATTCTATGTGGCACTCACTGGAACATCCTCTCTCATCTCTGGCCTAATCTTG ATATTTGAGTGGTGGTACTTTCGTAAGTATGGGACCTCGTTCATTGAGCAGGTGTCTGTTAGCCATCTTCGGCCTCTCCTAGGTGGGGTGGAGAGCAGCACGACCACTGGCCTGTTCTCCTCAGTCAACGGAGAGGCTGAGCCTAGACCCAGTGTCTCAG AGTGTAAAGTTTGGAGGAATCCTTTAAATCTATTCAGAGGAGCAGAATACAGCAG GTACACATGGGTGACTGGAAAAGAGCCTTTGACCTACTACGATATGAACCTGTCTGCTCAAGACCACCAGACCTTCTTCACTGGCGACACTCAGCAACTCAAGACTGAAGATACTG TTATGCAGAAGGCCTGGAGGGAGAGAAATCCCCAAGCCCggatcagagcagcttaccaggCCATAGAGATGAACCACGA GTGTGCTGCTGCCTATGTGCTCTTGGCTGAGGAGGAAGCTACCACCATCACAGAGGCTGAGCGGCTGTTCAAACAAGCCCTGCGGAGCg CTGGCAAAGACATCAACTTGCTGGTGTATATCAAACGCAGACTGGCCATGTGTGCACGCAAGCTGGGACGCATCAAGGAGGCAGTGAAAATGATGAGAGAT TTAATGAAAGAATTCCCACTGTTGGGAATGTTGAATATACATGAAAATCTCCTAGAGGCGTTACTGGAGCTGCAGGCTTACGCTGACGTACAAGCAGTCCTTGCCAAATATGACG ACATCAGCTTGCCAAAGTCAGCTACTATATGCTACACGTCTGCACTGCTGAAAGCACGGGCTGTATCAGAGAA GTTTTCTCCTGAGGCAGCATCCCGGCGGGGcctgagcactgcagagatgaacgctgtggaggctatacacagagctGTGGAGTTCAACCCACATGTGCCAAAG tattTATTAGAGATGAAGAGTCTGATCCTGCCTCCAGAGCACATCCTGAAGAGGGGGGACAGCGAGGCGGTGGCCTACGCCTTCTTTCACCTGCAGCACTGGAAGAGGGCCGAGGGAGCCTTAAACCTGCTGCACTGCACCTGGGAAGGCA CTTTTCGGATAATTCCCTACCCTCTAGAGAAGGGTCACCTGTTTTACCCCTACCCTGGGTGCACAGAAACAGCAGATCGGGAACTGCTGCCCT CCTTCCACGAGGTGTCTGTGTACCCAAAGAAAGAGCTTCCCTTCTTCATCCTCTTCACAGCGGGCCTTTGTTCGTTCACTGCCATGCTGGCCATGCTCACACACCAGTTTCCTGAGCTCATGGGCGTTTTTGCCAAAGCA TTCTTCAGCACCCTATTCGCACCCCTGGGTTTCTTCGCTGACAAGATGGAGAGCTTCATGCCGTCCAGTTTTTGGCATCAGCTGACTCGAATCtga